One region of Halohasta litchfieldiae genomic DNA includes:
- a CDS encoding inorganic phosphate transporter, whose amino-acid sequence MVEVLLIIGVVVAIFVGYNIGGSTTGPAFGPAVGAGALSKTIAAGLMSIFFFIGAWTIGRRVVDTLGTELVTDPAIFTLPASITVLFFIGLALFVGNVFGVPASTSMTAVGAIAGLGLASGALDWAVMGKIVSWWLVAPVIGFWISAVIGRNFYPALNRRIALAQSEGKLLTVDRSNLLPSVSLGPGTTRRELFGTAVVIGIGCIMAFSSGTSNVANAIAPLVGSGALEMNTGIIIACVAVGIGAFTIARRTLDTLGSDITQLPLTAAIVVATVSAVLVVGLSAIGIPASFVVIATMSIIGLGWGRATRTMRASRESISEKAGETRMSVGSLAADTEGEPLPPIGEENPEDIPSASDLFNPSTTARVVIMQNVVPLISTVGAYLVFRFVPFFGF is encoded by the coding sequence GTGGTTGAAGTATTATTAATTATCGGTGTGGTCGTAGCGATCTTTGTCGGGTACAATATTGGCGGGTCGACGACGGGACCCGCCTTCGGGCCAGCAGTCGGTGCTGGGGCGCTCTCGAAGACGATTGCGGCCGGACTGATGAGCATCTTCTTTTTCATCGGTGCGTGGACAATCGGCCGCCGCGTCGTCGACACCCTCGGCACCGAACTGGTGACCGATCCAGCGATTTTCACGCTTCCGGCCAGTATTACGGTGCTGTTTTTCATCGGCCTCGCGCTGTTCGTCGGCAACGTCTTCGGCGTCCCGGCCTCGACCTCGATGACCGCAGTCGGCGCGATTGCGGGTCTCGGCCTCGCCAGCGGTGCCCTCGACTGGGCCGTGATGGGCAAAATCGTCTCGTGGTGGCTCGTCGCGCCCGTCATCGGCTTTTGGATCTCTGCGGTCATCGGTCGCAACTTCTATCCAGCGCTCAACCGCCGGATTGCTCTTGCCCAGAGTGAGGGGAAGCTTCTGACCGTCGACCGCTCTAACCTACTCCCGAGTGTCAGTCTCGGTCCCGGAACGACCAGACGGGAGCTGTTTGGCACCGCTGTCGTCATCGGAATCGGCTGTATCATGGCGTTCAGCTCCGGGACGAGTAACGTCGCCAACGCCATCGCGCCGCTGGTCGGCAGTGGCGCTCTCGAAATGAATACGGGGATCATCATCGCCTGCGTTGCGGTCGGTATCGGCGCGTTCACCATCGCCCGCCGAACGCTCGACACGCTCGGCAGCGACATCACCCAGCTGCCGCTGACCGCCGCCATCGTCGTCGCCACTGTCAGTGCGGTCCTCGTCGTCGGTCTCTCGGCAATCGGTATCCCCGCGAGTTTCGTCGTCATCGCCACGATGTCGATTATCGGTCTCGGCTGGGGACGGGCAACCCGAACGATGCGGGCCTCCCGTGAATCGATCTCGGAGAAGGCCGGTGAAACGCGGATGTCGGTTGGCTCGCTCGCCGCTGACACGGAGGGTGAACCGCTCCCGCCAATCGGCGAAGAAAACCCCGAAGACATCCCGAGCGCATCCGATCTGTTCAACCCGTCGACCACCGCCCGCGTGGTGATAATGCAGAACGTCGTCCCGCTGATCTCGACTGTCGGTGCCTATCTCGTCTTCCGATTCGTCCCATTCTTCGGCTTCTAG
- a CDS encoding HVO_0234 family beta-propeller protein: MQTLTEKRVFGTKFGTTELFVASETGLVGVTVSADQIGEFGLAHRDPVNSVAVDDRGVLIGTEDDVLYSDRDGDADAQRAQSRAFSPVTETPFGHAVAVGWGPTGPIVADSAGRISGSVDDPKWATVGDTGDVRAVDGGLIAAADGVYQLTEDGLAHVGLSEVRDVAGHGTPMAATADGLFALSNGWRTIREGAFDRVASDGHGHAHAVGATGLVRLSNDDGSDSVVDGWSEDELPVDSPVVDVAYGSGIVAAITDNGTLCVDAGDGWRHQLLGVGGISELAIGPGQRVD; this comes from the coding sequence ATGCAGACACTGACCGAAAAACGAGTGTTCGGCACGAAGTTCGGGACCACCGAGCTGTTCGTCGCCAGCGAGACCGGCCTCGTTGGTGTGACCGTCTCGGCCGACCAGATCGGCGAGTTCGGTCTCGCCCACCGCGATCCCGTCAATTCGGTCGCAGTCGACGACCGAGGCGTGCTGATCGGAACCGAAGACGACGTGCTCTACAGTGATCGCGATGGGGACGCAGACGCCCAACGCGCCCAGTCGCGGGCGTTCTCACCGGTTACCGAGACGCCATTCGGTCACGCCGTCGCGGTCGGTTGGGGTCCAACCGGACCGATTGTGGCCGACAGCGCGGGGCGAATCTCCGGCTCCGTAGACGACCCGAAGTGGGCCACGGTAGGCGACACCGGGGATGTCCGGGCGGTCGACGGTGGGCTGATCGCTGCGGCCGATGGAGTCTACCAACTCACCGAGGACGGACTGGCCCATGTCGGTCTCTCGGAGGTCCGGGATGTCGCCGGCCATGGCACACCGATGGCGGCGACCGCCGACGGCCTGTTCGCACTCAGCAACGGGTGGCGGACGATCCGAGAAGGGGCGTTCGACCGCGTCGCCAGCGATGGCCACGGCCACGCGCATGCAGTCGGCGCGACAGGACTCGTGCGGCTCAGCAACGACGATGGGAGCGACTCGGTCGTCGACGGGTGGAGCGAGGACGAGCTACCTGTCGACTCGCCGGTAGTAGACGTTGCCTACGGCAGTGGGATCGTCGCCGCGATCACCGACAACGGCACGCTGTGTGTCGACGCGGGCGACGGCTGGCGACACCAACTCCTCGGTGTTGGAGGTATCAGCGAACTGGCTATTGGGCCGGGACAGCGCGTCGACTAA
- a CDS encoding radical SAM protein, translating to MISKGCEQCAKGGKMVLFVYGYCDQRDCFYCPLGENRKNVTDVYANERKVETDEDIITEAHRMDALGTSITGGEPQEAMEKTCRYLRLLKDEFGEDHHTHLYTGITGGRENMRRLSEAGLDEIRFHPPYELWGDMHGTEWEEILHIAREEGLTPAFEIPGIRAEEEFLEFLDEGAAEFCNINEFEMSDGNFRRMKEEGYELQEGHMSAVDGSKEAILDTMGDHERVYFCTSVFKDAAQHRNRLKRMAKVIRREFDEVTDDGTLVYGKTWESAERLDELGVSEEFYTVKSDHVELAWWLLEEMVDEGDVPKGEIVEQYPTVDGTVVERTPLA from the coding sequence ATGATCTCTAAAGGCTGTGAACAGTGCGCCAAAGGCGGAAAGATGGTGCTTTTCGTCTACGGTTACTGCGACCAGCGGGACTGTTTCTACTGCCCGCTCGGTGAAAACCGCAAGAACGTGACCGATGTCTACGCCAACGAGCGCAAAGTCGAGACAGACGAGGACATCATTACGGAAGCCCACCGGATGGACGCGCTCGGCACCTCGATCACCGGCGGCGAGCCACAGGAGGCGATGGAAAAGACCTGTCGCTACCTCCGCCTGCTGAAAGACGAGTTCGGCGAGGACCACCACACCCACCTGTATACTGGGATCACGGGTGGCCGCGAGAACATGCGTCGACTCTCGGAGGCTGGCCTTGACGAAATCCGATTCCACCCGCCGTACGAACTGTGGGGCGATATGCACGGCACCGAGTGGGAGGAGATCCTCCACATCGCCCGCGAAGAGGGACTCACGCCCGCCTTCGAGATTCCCGGCATCCGCGCCGAAGAGGAGTTCCTCGAATTCCTCGACGAGGGTGCGGCGGAGTTCTGCAATATCAACGAGTTCGAGATGAGCGACGGGAACTTCCGCCGGATGAAAGAAGAAGGCTACGAGCTACAGGAAGGCCACATGTCGGCGGTCGACGGCTCGAAGGAGGCAATTCTCGACACGATGGGCGACCACGAGCGGGTCTACTTCTGTACCAGCGTCTTCAAGGACGCCGCCCAGCATCGCAATCGGCTCAAGCGGATGGCCAAAGTCATTCGTCGGGAGTTCGACGAAGTGACCGACGACGGGACGCTTGTCTACGGCAAAACGTGGGAGTCCGCCGAGCGACTCGATGAACTCGGCGTTTCCGAGGAGTTCTACACCGTCAAATCCGACCACGTCGAACTGGCGTGGTGGCTCCTCGAAGAGATGGTCGACGAAGGCGACGTACCCAAAGGCGAAATCGTCGAGCAGTATCCAACCGTCGACGGGACGGTTGTCGAGCGGACGCCGCTGGCGTAA